Proteins found in one Limnohabitans sp. TEGF004 genomic segment:
- the phbB gene encoding acetoacetyl-CoA reductase gives MSKKVAYVTGGMGGIGTAICQRLHKEGFTVIAGCGPTRDFNKWLDEQKALGFTFYASVGNVGDWDSTVEAFTKAKAEHGPIDVLVNNAGITKDRMFLKMTREDWDAVMNTNLDSMFNVTKQVVPDMVERGWGRIINISSVNGEKGQAGQTNYSAAKAGMHGFSMALAQELATKGVTVNTVSPGYIGTDMVNAIRPDVLEKIVATVPVKRLGKPAEIASIIAWMASEDGGYTTGADFAVNGGLHMG, from the coding sequence ATGAGCAAAAAAGTAGCGTACGTCACAGGTGGCATGGGTGGCATCGGAACCGCGATCTGCCAACGTCTGCACAAAGAAGGCTTCACCGTGATCGCCGGTTGCGGTCCAACCCGTGATTTCAACAAATGGTTGGATGAGCAAAAAGCTTTGGGCTTTACCTTCTACGCATCCGTCGGCAACGTGGGTGATTGGGATTCCACGGTCGAAGCTTTCACCAAAGCCAAAGCCGAGCACGGCCCCATCGACGTGTTGGTGAACAACGCCGGTATCACCAAGGACCGCATGTTCTTGAAGATGACACGCGAAGATTGGGATGCGGTGATGAACACCAACCTCGATTCGATGTTCAACGTCACCAAGCAAGTGGTGCCAGACATGGTCGAACGTGGCTGGGGTCGCATCATCAACATCTCATCGGTGAACGGTGAAAAAGGCCAAGCGGGTCAAACCAACTACTCGGCTGCCAAGGCCGGTATGCACGGTTTCTCCATGGCGTTGGCGCAAGAGCTGGCCACCAAAGGCGTGACGGTCAACACCGTGTCACCTGGCTACATCGGTACAGACATGGTCAACGCCATTCGTCCTGATGTGCTGGAAAAAATTGTGGCCACGGTGCCCGTCAAGCGTTTGGGCAAGCCTGCCGAAATCGCGTCCATCATTGCGTGGATGGCCAGCGAAGACGGTGGCTACACCACCGGCGCTGACTTCGCCGTGAACGGTGGTTTGCACATGGGTTAA